Proteins from a single region of Nocardiopsis dassonvillei subsp. dassonvillei DSM 43111:
- a CDS encoding class I SAM-dependent methyltransferase, whose product MSEHDRAIAQNRANWDQRADVHARSAMYDVDGLIADPSRPSPVVRNDLAVLAPHLEGGTVAGRSLLHLQCHIGTDTVCWARLGAVDVHGLDLSPNSLAHARRIADAVGADVTWVEGDARTASRVIDRTFEVIVTSAGTIVWLPELRSWARSIHDLLEPGGVFAIRDDHPILGAMDFEPWQVSGDYLSGGGANVYEDAATYTDGPTDSITQTVNHEWRHDLAEVTGALLEAGLVVEALGEHPFMDWPAFSGLVECPQGWRLPEGAPRIPLNFSVVARRPG is encoded by the coding sequence GTGAGCGAGCACGACAGGGCGATCGCCCAGAACCGCGCGAACTGGGACCAGCGCGCCGACGTCCACGCCCGGTCCGCGATGTACGACGTCGACGGGCTGATCGCGGACCCCTCCCGCCCCTCCCCGGTCGTGCGCAACGACCTCGCGGTACTCGCGCCCCACCTGGAGGGCGGCACGGTGGCGGGGAGGTCGCTGCTGCACCTGCAGTGCCACATCGGCACCGACACCGTCTGCTGGGCCCGCTTGGGCGCCGTGGACGTCCACGGCCTGGACCTGTCGCCGAACTCGCTGGCCCACGCCCGGCGCATCGCCGACGCCGTCGGCGCCGACGTCACCTGGGTCGAGGGCGACGCGCGCACCGCCTCCCGGGTCATCGACCGCACGTTCGAGGTGATCGTGACCAGCGCCGGGACGATCGTGTGGCTGCCCGAGCTGCGCTCGTGGGCCCGGTCGATCCACGACCTGCTGGAACCGGGCGGGGTGTTCGCGATCCGCGACGACCACCCGATCCTGGGCGCCATGGACTTCGAACCGTGGCAGGTGAGCGGCGACTACCTCAGCGGCGGGGGCGCCAACGTCTACGAGGACGCGGCCACCTACACCGACGGACCCACGGACTCCATCACGCAGACCGTCAACCACGAGTGGCGCCACGACCTGGCGGAGGTGACGGGCGCGCTGCTGGAGGCCGGGCTGGTCGTCGAGGCGCTCGGAGAGCACCCGTTCATGGACTGGCCCGCCTTCTCCGGCCTGGTGGAGTGCCCGCAGGGGTGGCGGCTGCCCGAGGGCGCCCCCAGGATCCCGCTGAACTTCTCGGTGGTCGCGCGCCGCCCTGGGTGA
- a CDS encoding NAD(P)-dependent oxidoreductase, translated as MMSTGSVTVIGLGPMGRAMADAYLDSGYAVTVWNRTAHRADPLVARGAVRAESAEAALRANRLVVLSLTDYAAMYDVLGTADPSALAGRTLVNLSSDTPDRVREAARWTAGRGAVQVTGGVQVPPPAIGGTDAMTYYSGPKEAVETHRSALEVLTGIEYLGDDPGLAALFYQLGMDMFWTGLVGYVHAQATASANGVSAREFLPIALKTMDFRYFLEFYAPRVDAGEHGGDVDRLTMAAASMEHVLHTVEASGVDGSLPAAVLDVMRRGVAAGRGGDSLTSLTEVLRG; from the coding sequence ATGATGAGCACCGGATCGGTGACCGTGATCGGCCTGGGCCCCATGGGCCGGGCCATGGCCGACGCCTACCTGGACAGCGGCTACGCGGTGACGGTGTGGAACCGCACCGCCCACCGGGCCGACCCGCTGGTGGCCAGGGGCGCCGTGCGGGCGGAGAGCGCGGAGGCGGCGCTGAGGGCGAACCGGCTCGTGGTGCTGAGCCTGACCGACTACGCAGCGATGTACGACGTCCTCGGCACCGCCGACCCGTCGGCGCTGGCCGGGCGCACCCTGGTCAACCTCAGCTCCGACACCCCCGACCGCGTCCGCGAGGCGGCGCGCTGGACCGCCGGGCGCGGAGCCGTACAGGTCACCGGCGGGGTCCAGGTCCCGCCGCCCGCCATCGGCGGCACGGACGCCATGACCTACTACAGCGGCCCGAAGGAGGCCGTCGAGACCCACCGGTCCGCCCTGGAGGTGCTGACGGGCATCGAGTACCTGGGGGATGACCCCGGTCTGGCCGCGCTGTTCTACCAACTGGGCATGGACATGTTCTGGACGGGCCTGGTCGGTTACGTGCACGCCCAGGCCACGGCCTCGGCCAACGGCGTCTCGGCGCGGGAGTTCCTTCCCATCGCCCTGAAGACCATGGACTTCCGGTACTTCCTGGAGTTCTACGCGCCGCGCGTCGACGCGGGCGAGCACGGGGGCGACGTGGACCGCCTGACCATGGCCGCGGCCAGCATGGAGCACGTACTGCACACGGTGGAGGCCTCCGGCGTGGACGGCTCCCTGCCCGCCGCCGTGTTGGACGTGATGCGCAGAGGGGTCGCGGCCGGGCGCGGCGGGGACAGCCTGACGAGCCTGACCGAGGTGCTGAGGGGCTGA
- a CDS encoding TetR/AcrR family transcriptional regulator: MRTQHEIGTRERIVRATSRLMQRQGYGATGLKEISREAEATLGSVYHFFPGGKRELAVEAVRHGDEEFALALREVFARVDDPAEAIVACTRDLAAGLRASGWLDGCPITTVALESAGLDPDIQEAAARAFENWRGLVRDKLLRSGFGEEDAHELAHTVVAALEGAEMSAQVSRSEAPLEIAGRHLARLVDSYR, from the coding sequence ATGAGGACCCAGCACGAGATCGGTACGAGGGAGCGGATCGTCCGGGCGACCTCCCGCCTGATGCAGAGGCAGGGCTACGGAGCCACCGGACTCAAGGAGATCTCCCGTGAGGCCGAGGCGACTTTGGGCTCGGTCTACCACTTCTTCCCCGGGGGCAAGCGGGAGCTGGCGGTCGAGGCCGTCCGCCACGGGGACGAGGAGTTCGCCCTGGCCCTGCGCGAGGTGTTCGCGCGCGTGGACGACCCGGCCGAGGCGATCGTCGCCTGCACCCGGGACCTGGCCGCGGGGCTGCGCGCCTCCGGCTGGCTCGACGGCTGCCCCATCACCACCGTGGCCCTGGAGAGCGCCGGACTCGACCCCGACATCCAGGAGGCCGCCGCGCGGGCCTTCGAGAACTGGCGCGGCCTGGTCCGCGACAAGCTGCTGCGCTCCGGGTTCGGGGAGGAGGACGCCCACGAGCTCGCGCACACGGTGGTCGCCGCCCTGGAGGGGGCCGAGATGTCCGCGCAGGTCTCCCGGAGCGAGGCGCCGCTGGAGATCGCCGGAAGGCACCTGGCCCGGCTGGTCGACTCCTACCGCTGA
- a CDS encoding alkaline phosphatase D family protein: MPGTPRTPAPLPVPDPTVSSTTRRQALVGGAATLGAVALGASWSPGVRADASVRADAPARSGGIGEPFTLGVASGDPFHSSVVLWTRLAPNPFAEDGLGGMPDRRVEVEWQVSREEGFGLLSASGTVETGPDAAHSVHVEAQGLRPGTEYFYRFRVGNEISQVGRTRTAPPPGIRTDRFSFAFASCQSYTAGHYNAHAHLAEEDLDLVAFLGDYIYETGGQGSLGRGHLPDREVRTLAEYRVRHAQYKSDANLQAAHAAFPWAVVFDDHELENNWADDRSNGEDVPPEEFLRRRAQALKAYHEHMPLRFAQTPVGPDMQLYRRLAFGDLVDMHLLDTRQYRDPQVSDAERGDPSRTLLGARQKQWLREGLSSSRARWNVLAQQVFFSQRDFAEGGATDFSNDAWDNYLVDRDEVRDQLARTRNGVVITGDVHANYVCDVKADFDAPESPTVATELVGTSVTSGGDGTEQAPGDEVQLRENPHIRFVNRKRGYVRNVVTPTEWTADYRVVDHVSEPGSPIRDRARFVIEDGVAGVRMEG, from the coding sequence ATGCCGGGAACCCCTCGCACCCCCGCCCCCCTTCCCGTCCCCGACCCGACCGTCAGCAGCACCACACGGCGCCAGGCCCTGGTCGGCGGCGCGGCCACTCTGGGCGCCGTCGCGCTGGGCGCCTCCTGGAGTCCCGGCGTGCGGGCCGACGCCTCCGTCCGCGCCGACGCCCCCGCCCGGTCGGGCGGCATCGGTGAGCCCTTCACCCTGGGCGTCGCCTCCGGCGACCCCTTCCACAGCAGCGTCGTGCTCTGGACCCGTCTGGCCCCCAACCCCTTCGCCGAGGACGGACTGGGCGGCATGCCCGACCGGCGGGTGGAGGTCGAGTGGCAGGTCTCACGGGAGGAGGGCTTCGGTCTGCTCTCCGCCTCCGGAACCGTGGAGACGGGCCCCGACGCCGCCCACTCGGTGCACGTGGAGGCGCAGGGGCTGCGGCCCGGCACCGAGTACTTCTACCGGTTCCGCGTGGGCAACGAGATCAGCCAGGTCGGCCGTACCAGGACCGCCCCTCCCCCCGGGATCCGCACGGACCGGTTCTCCTTCGCGTTCGCCAGCTGCCAGAGCTACACCGCCGGGCACTACAACGCCCACGCGCACCTGGCCGAGGAGGACCTGGACCTGGTCGCGTTCCTGGGCGACTACATCTACGAGACGGGCGGACAGGGGAGCCTGGGCCGGGGCCACCTCCCCGACCGGGAGGTCCGCACCCTGGCCGAGTACCGCGTGCGGCACGCCCAGTACAAGAGCGACGCCAACCTCCAGGCCGCGCACGCCGCCTTCCCGTGGGCGGTGGTCTTCGACGACCACGAGCTGGAGAACAACTGGGCCGACGACCGCTCCAACGGCGAGGATGTCCCGCCCGAGGAGTTCCTGCGCCGGCGCGCCCAGGCGCTGAAGGCCTACCACGAGCACATGCCGCTGCGCTTCGCCCAGACGCCGGTCGGCCCCGACATGCAGCTCTACCGCAGACTGGCCTTCGGCGACCTGGTGGACATGCACCTGCTCGACACCCGCCAGTACCGCGACCCGCAGGTGTCCGACGCCGAGCGCGGCGACCCCTCGCGCACCCTGCTCGGCGCCCGGCAGAAGCAGTGGCTGCGGGAGGGGCTGTCCTCGTCGCGGGCCCGCTGGAACGTGCTCGCCCAGCAGGTGTTCTTCTCCCAGCGCGACTTCGCCGAGGGCGGGGCGACCGACTTCAGCAACGACGCCTGGGACAACTACCTCGTGGACCGCGACGAGGTCCGCGACCAGCTGGCGCGCACGCGCAACGGGGTGGTGATCACCGGGGACGTGCACGCCAACTACGTGTGCGACGTCAAGGCCGACTTCGACGCCCCCGAGTCGCCGACGGTGGCCACCGAGCTGGTGGGCACGTCCGTCACCAGCGGCGGCGACGGCACCGAACAGGCCCCCGGCGACGAGGTTCAGCTGCGGGAGAACCCGCACATCAGGTTCGTCAACCGCAAGCGGGGCTACGTGCGCAACGTCGTCACGCCCACCGAGTGGACGGCCGACTACCGCGTCGTGGACCACGTGAGCGAGCCGGGCTCGCCCATCCGCGACCGTGCGCGGTTCGTGATCGAGGACGGCGTGGCGGGCGTGCGCATGGAGGGGTGA
- a CDS encoding MarR family winged helix-turn-helix transcriptional regulator, which translates to MEQGAGRQEADDTRVPDRAAVEGALRFVPLIETYYRRAHAEMPAELRRLFTDHHLTARHGAVLSQLVHGQELGMGELSSRLGVGPSTVSELVGDLSRVGLVVRREDPANRRRALVSLADEHRELMRAFVASRARTLLRAFDRLSPEQREGFAAGLEAWARELHGI; encoded by the coding sequence ATGGAGCAGGGGGCGGGCCGGCAAGAGGCCGACGACACGCGCGTTCCGGACCGCGCGGCGGTGGAGGGGGCACTGCGCTTCGTGCCCCTGATCGAGACCTACTACCGCCGCGCCCACGCCGAGATGCCCGCCGAACTGCGGCGGCTGTTCACCGACCACCACCTGACCGCCCGACACGGCGCGGTGCTGTCCCAGCTCGTCCACGGCCAGGAACTCGGCATGGGCGAACTCTCCTCCCGTCTGGGGGTGGGCCCCTCCACCGTCAGCGAACTGGTCGGCGACCTGTCCCGGGTGGGGCTGGTGGTGCGCCGCGAGGACCCCGCCAACCGGCGGCGCGCCCTGGTGTCGCTGGCCGACGAGCACCGCGAGCTCATGCGCGCGTTCGTGGCCAGTCGAGCCCGGACCCTGCTGCGGGCCTTCGACCGGCTCTCTCCGGAGCAACGGGAGGGGTTCGCCGCCGGGCTGGAGGCCTGGGCCCGCGAGCTGCACGGGATCTGA
- the pabB gene encoding aminodeoxychorismate synthase component I — translation MRVLLVDNHDSYTYNLFQLLARVLGRTPAVLTHDDPRWDRLDPADLDAVVVSPGPGRPQNPRDLGRVPELLARTRLPVLGVCLGHQAIAHLAGADVVSAPQPRHGHLSRIRHTGAGLFAGLPQGLTAVRYHSLAVPEPLPETLTATAWAEDGVVMGLEHRTLPRWGVQFHPESVASEHGAELVANFLDLARPHTALAAAPPGPPPERDAAARGGKAPTAVPGERPDAPAAAGAPTVRVRELPMAVDTEAAFARLYGDAEYAFWLDSSRPEGPARFSFLGAATGEVLTYRVGGPVTVRAADGTEHREPGSVFDALDRRLPPPSPSGLPFDFTGGYVGYLGYELKADCGGDSAHTSSEPDAVWLRCDRFVAVDHHRDRTYAVCADDLPGGDAWLDATLTALTDLPPLSAPVPAAPSADLARLLERPREDYVADVKECLAELTAGESYEICLTNRVRLPHDGGDLDSYRRLRAASPAPYAALLRLGPTSVLSASPERFLRVDGDRAAESRPIKGTAPRHADPAADARAARELRTGAKTRAENLMIVDLLRNDLGRVCEVGSVEVPAFMYTESYATVHQLVSTVRGVLRPRVSAVEAVRACFPGGSMTGAPKERTMRILDRLETSARGVYSGALGYVSSSGAADLSIVIRTAVLSGGELTIGAGGAVVLDSDPEEEYEEMLLKADVPARAR, via the coding sequence CGTGGTCGTCTCACCGGGCCCGGGCCGCCCCCAGAACCCCCGCGACCTGGGCCGCGTCCCCGAACTCCTGGCCCGCACCCGGCTGCCCGTCCTGGGGGTGTGCCTGGGCCACCAGGCCATCGCCCACCTGGCCGGGGCGGACGTGGTCTCGGCCCCCCAGCCCCGCCACGGCCACCTGTCCCGGATCCGGCACACCGGCGCGGGCCTGTTCGCGGGCCTGCCCCAGGGCCTCACCGCCGTCCGCTACCACTCCCTGGCCGTTCCCGAGCCCCTGCCCGAGACGCTGACGGCCACCGCATGGGCCGAGGACGGCGTGGTCATGGGCCTGGAGCACCGCACGCTGCCCCGCTGGGGCGTGCAGTTCCACCCCGAGTCGGTGGCCAGCGAGCACGGCGCGGAGCTGGTCGCGAACTTCCTGGACCTGGCCCGCCCGCACACCGCCCTGGCGGCCGCGCCCCCGGGCCCGCCCCCGGAACGGGACGCGGCCGCCCGGGGCGGGAAGGCCCCGACGGCGGTGCCCGGAGAGCGCCCCGACGCCCCCGCGGCCGCGGGGGCTCCGACCGTCCGTGTGCGCGAACTCCCCATGGCCGTGGACACCGAGGCCGCCTTCGCCCGCCTGTACGGCGACGCCGAGTACGCGTTCTGGCTGGACAGCTCCCGTCCGGAGGGCCCCGCGCGCTTCTCCTTCCTCGGCGCCGCCACCGGCGAGGTGCTCACCTACCGCGTCGGCGGCCCCGTCACCGTGCGCGCCGCGGACGGCACCGAGCACCGCGAGCCCGGCAGCGTCTTCGACGCCCTCGACCGCCGCCTCCCCCCGCCCTCTCCCTCCGGCCTGCCCTTCGACTTCACAGGAGGGTACGTCGGCTACCTCGGCTACGAGCTCAAGGCCGACTGCGGCGGCGACAGCGCCCACACCTCGTCCGAACCCGACGCGGTGTGGCTGCGCTGCGACCGGTTCGTGGCCGTCGACCACCACCGCGACCGCACCTACGCGGTGTGCGCCGACGACCTCCCCGGCGGCGACGCCTGGCTCGACGCGACCCTGACCGCCCTCACCGACCTGCCGCCGCTGTCGGCACCCGTCCCCGCCGCCCCGTCCGCCGACCTGGCCCGCCTGCTGGAGCGCCCGCGCGAGGACTACGTGGCCGACGTCAAGGAGTGCCTGGCCGAGCTCACCGCCGGGGAGAGCTACGAGATCTGCCTGACCAACCGGGTCCGCCTGCCCCACGACGGGGGAGACCTGGACTCCTACCGCCGCCTGCGCGCGGCCAGCCCCGCGCCCTACGCCGCCCTGCTGCGGCTGGGGCCCACGAGCGTGCTCAGCGCCTCGCCCGAGCGCTTCTTGCGCGTGGACGGCGACCGCGCGGCCGAGAGCCGCCCCATCAAGGGCACCGCGCCGCGCCACGCCGACCCGGCCGCCGACGCGCGCGCGGCCCGGGAGCTGCGCACCGGCGCCAAGACCCGCGCCGAGAACCTCATGATCGTCGACCTGCTCCGCAACGACCTGGGGCGGGTGTGCGAGGTCGGCAGCGTCGAGGTGCCCGCGTTCATGTACACCGAGTCCTACGCCACCGTGCACCAGCTGGTCTCCACCGTGCGGGGCGTGCTGCGCCCGCGGGTGTCGGCCGTGGAGGCGGTCCGCGCCTGCTTCCCCGGCGGGTCGATGACGGGCGCGCCCAAGGAGCGCACCATGCGCATCCTCGACCGCCTGGAGACCTCCGCGCGCGGGGTCTACTCCGGCGCGCTGGGCTACGTGTCCTCCTCCGGCGCGGCCGACCTCAGCATCGTCATCCGCACCGCCGTGCTCAGCGGCGGCGAGCTGACCATCGGCGCGGGCGGAGCGGTCGTGCTGGACTCCGATCCCGAGGAGGAGTACGAGGAGATGCTGCTCAAGGCCGACGTGCCCGCCCGCGCCCGCTGA
- a CDS encoding metal-dependent transcriptional regulator — protein sequence MDNAPTRPSTSVEDYVKVIYDLQERGNGPVTISGMAERLSVSNSSVSGMLRKLSELGLVEHRRYGAVNLTEPGTKAALSVLRRHRLLETYLVAELGYSWDEVHDEAEILEHVVSDKFVDRIAHHLGDPVVDPHGDPIPTRDGHIVERESLLLSEAEKGVSGVIVRVNDTDPDLLRYLADIEIGIGMRVEVAERRPYAGSMQITVGADAGAPQRSQALGLVAAEALWISPDDQG from the coding sequence ATGGACAACGCACCGACACGACCGTCCACGTCGGTTGAGGACTACGTGAAGGTCATCTACGACCTCCAGGAACGCGGCAACGGGCCGGTGACCATCTCCGGCATGGCCGAGCGCCTGTCGGTGTCCAACTCCTCGGTGTCGGGGATGCTGCGCAAACTCAGCGAACTGGGCCTGGTGGAGCACCGGCGCTACGGCGCGGTCAACCTCACCGAGCCGGGCACCAAGGCGGCCCTGTCGGTGCTGCGCCGCCACCGTCTGCTGGAGACCTACCTGGTCGCCGAGCTGGGCTACTCCTGGGACGAGGTGCACGACGAGGCCGAGATCCTCGAACACGTGGTCTCGGACAAGTTCGTCGACCGCATCGCCCACCACCTGGGCGACCCCGTGGTCGACCCGCACGGCGACCCCATCCCCACCCGCGACGGCCACATCGTCGAGCGCGAGAGCCTGCTGCTGTCGGAGGCGGAGAAGGGCGTCAGCGGCGTGATCGTGCGCGTCAACGACACCGATCCCGACCTGCTGCGCTACCTGGCCGACATCGAGATCGGCATCGGGATGCGGGTGGAGGTGGCCGAGCGCCGCCCCTACGCCGGGTCGATGCAGATCACCGTGGGCGCCGACGCGGGCGCTCCCCAGCGCTCCCAGGCCCTGGGTCTGGTGGCCGCCGAGGCACTGTGGATCAGCCCCGACGACCAGGGGTAG
- a CDS encoding NAD(P)-dependent oxidoreductase has protein sequence MRITVLGATGGTGRHVVDQALNAGHRVTALVRDPARLPVTHERLETVRMPVPEPDRLRSLLSATDAVVSALAASAKGGFPATTWTGAVLSALEDDRATRLAVVSASPVGPKEPGGPLPQRLLMPLIGRLFRDAYLDLGRMEAALEASGAAWTVVRPPQLTDAPATGEYRLALDRNVPSGYRISRADLAHALLRVLDDPATVRRAVGVAD, from the coding sequence ATGCGCATCACCGTCCTGGGCGCCACCGGAGGCACCGGGCGCCACGTCGTGGACCAGGCCCTGAACGCGGGACACCGGGTCACGGCCCTGGTCCGCGATCCGGCGCGGCTGCCCGTCACCCACGAGCGCCTGGAGACGGTCCGGATGCCCGTCCCCGAACCCGACCGGCTGCGCTCCCTGCTCTCCGCGACGGACGCGGTGGTCTCGGCGCTGGCCGCGAGCGCCAAGGGCGGATTTCCCGCCACCACCTGGACCGGCGCGGTGCTGAGCGCGCTGGAGGACGACCGCGCCACACGCCTGGCCGTGGTCAGCGCCTCACCCGTCGGCCCGAAGGAGCCGGGCGGACCGCTGCCGCAGCGGCTGCTCATGCCGCTGATCGGCAGGCTCTTCCGCGACGCCTACCTCGACCTGGGGCGGATGGAGGCCGCCCTGGAGGCCAGCGGCGCCGCCTGGACCGTCGTACGCCCGCCCCAGCTGACCGACGCCCCGGCCACGGGGGAGTACCGCCTGGCCCTGGACCGCAACGTGCCCTCCGGCTACCGGATCTCGCGCGCGGACCTGGCGCACGCGCTGCTGCGGGTCCTGGACGACCCGGCCACCGTGCGCCGGGCCGTCGGCGTCGCCGACTGA
- a CDS encoding Uma2 family endonuclease yields the protein MPVSPVAERQSSTGSRYEPLTPPPEGFTADDLDSIPDLPPHTELIDGSLVLVTPQRNFHTVVLSVLDTRLFEQAPDRLRVRREMTLKLGPRQRPEPDLILVQAQATGGTEQTWFAPEAVELVVEVVSPESELRDRERKPQLYAEAGIPNFWLIEQDRGEAVVYVHELAPTGGYTRPTVHRQRLKTSRPFPVDIDLTEIQRR from the coding sequence ATGCCCGTTTCCCCTGTGGCCGAACGCCAGTCCTCCACCGGATCCCGGTACGAGCCGCTGACCCCGCCTCCGGAGGGATTCACCGCCGACGACCTGGACAGCATCCCGGATCTTCCGCCGCACACCGAACTCATCGACGGAAGCCTGGTACTGGTGACCCCTCAACGCAACTTCCACACGGTCGTGCTCTCGGTCCTGGACACTCGCCTGTTCGAGCAGGCCCCCGACCGCCTGCGCGTGCGCAGGGAGATGACCCTCAAACTCGGTCCGCGGCAAAGGCCCGAACCCGACCTCATCCTGGTACAGGCCCAGGCCACCGGGGGGACGGAACAGACCTGGTTCGCACCCGAGGCGGTGGAACTGGTGGTCGAGGTGGTCTCTCCCGAGTCGGAGCTGCGCGACCGTGAGCGCAAACCGCAGCTGTACGCCGAGGCCGGTATCCCCAACTTCTGGCTGATCGAGCAGGACCGGGGCGAAGCCGTGGTCTACGTGCACGAACTCGCGCCCACCGGCGGCTACACCAGGCCGACCGTCCACCGACAGCGCCTCAAGACTTCCCGGCCCTTCCCCGTCGACATCGACCTGACCGAGATCCAGCGCCGCTGA
- a CDS encoding DUF4291 domain-containing protein: protein MDVPRHQIRALHTDSTVTVYQAYAPSLGLAAAREGRFPSAWKRDRMTWIKPSFMWAMYRSGWGLKRDQETVLAVEITRAGFAWALRNACLSHHAPAVHPDRETWRARLREAPARVQWDPERDLYLSPLEHRSLQLGLAGEAARRYADEWIVSITDVTPLARRVHTLVQEGDTAAAARLLPAERPYPVAQGELDHLRPAREHDAAV, encoded by the coding sequence ATGGACGTCCCCAGGCACCAGATCCGCGCGCTCCACACCGACAGCACGGTCACCGTCTACCAGGCCTACGCCCCCTCGCTCGGGCTGGCCGCCGCGCGCGAGGGACGCTTCCCCTCCGCCTGGAAGCGCGACCGCATGACCTGGATCAAGCCTTCGTTCATGTGGGCGATGTATCGCTCGGGATGGGGGCTGAAGAGGGACCAGGAGACCGTGCTGGCGGTGGAGATCACCCGAGCGGGCTTCGCGTGGGCGCTGCGCAACGCGTGCCTGTCGCACCACGCGCCCGCCGTCCACCCCGACCGGGAGACCTGGCGCGCGCGGCTGCGCGAGGCGCCGGCCCGTGTGCAGTGGGACCCCGAGCGCGACCTGTACCTGTCCCCGCTGGAACACCGCTCCCTGCAACTGGGGCTGGCGGGCGAGGCCGCGCGGCGCTACGCGGACGAGTGGATCGTCTCGATCACCGACGTCACCCCCCTCGCGCGCCGGGTGCACACCCTGGTCCAGGAGGGGGACACCGCCGCGGCGGCCCGGCTGCTGCCCGCCGAGCGCCCCTACCCTGTCGCGCAGGGGGAGCTGGACCACCTGCGCCCCGCCCGTGAACACGACGCCGCGGTGTGA
- a CDS encoding transposase: protein MSQPLKTPGTRGAPGGYASRQEWHAKSRRLTTLEHRHAAAVAAWEEGRVRVVRGGKRLLHSRHHLERAQLTEAGWRARWEAARFFLSADGESGKRHGNETIRITPEGQVSIRLPAPLAHLANAARGRYVLSGRVVFAHRGAEWADRVEADGAVAYRIHLDTDRGRWYVSASWTLQAVPALPMQAALAHGVIGVDANADHLAAWRLDTHGNPIGNPHRCEFDLSGSASHRDAQVRYALSRLLRWATASGVRAIAVEDLDFAREKSREKHGRRKKFRRLVSGFPTARLRSRLVSMAHTLGVAVIAVDPAYTSRWGAQHWQRPLTTKCRKVSRHDAASIAVGRRAQGYPVRRRTAPPPHHQGDGVGHRTVQAAPGGSGREGNRPPVTERAHDARGRTGQERGDPAHPAPFGMGAVPA, encoded by the coding sequence TTGTCCCAACCCCTCAAAACCCCGGGCACCCGGGGCGCGCCGGGCGGGTACGCCTCGCGTCAGGAGTGGCACGCCAAGTCCCGACGCCTGACCACCCTGGAACATCGCCATGCGGCGGCGGTGGCCGCCTGGGAGGAGGGCCGTGTACGGGTGGTGCGCGGCGGCAAGCGGTTGCTGCACAGCCGCCACCACCTGGAGCGGGCGCAGCTGACCGAGGCCGGATGGCGGGCCCGGTGGGAGGCCGCACGCTTCTTCCTGTCCGCTGATGGTGAGTCCGGCAAACGCCACGGCAACGAGACGATCCGTATCACCCCTGAGGGGCAGGTCAGTATTCGGTTGCCCGCCCCGTTGGCGCATCTGGCCAACGCTGCCCGTGGTCGGTATGTGCTCTCAGGCCGGGTGGTCTTCGCCCACCGGGGCGCCGAGTGGGCTGATCGGGTCGAGGCCGATGGGGCGGTGGCCTACCGCATCCACCTGGATACGGATCGGGGCCGGTGGTATGTGAGCGCGTCCTGGACCCTGCAGGCGGTGCCTGCCCTGCCTATGCAAGCGGCGCTGGCCCACGGGGTGATCGGGGTGGACGCCAACGCCGACCACCTGGCCGCCTGGCGACTCGACACCCACGGCAACCCGATCGGGAACCCGCACCGCTGTGAGTTCGACCTGTCCGGCAGCGCGTCCCACCGGGACGCGCAGGTGCGTTATGCCCTGTCCCGGCTGCTGCGCTGGGCCACCGCGAGCGGTGTGCGGGCCATCGCCGTGGAGGACCTGGACTTCGCCCGCGAGAAGTCCCGGGAAAAGCATGGACGGCGTAAGAAGTTCCGGCGGCTGGTCAGTGGTTTTCCCACGGCTCGGCTGCGGTCCCGGTTGGTGTCGATGGCCCACACCCTGGGGGTGGCGGTCATCGCCGTGGACCCCGCGTATACATCAAGGTGGGGTGCCCAGCACTGGCAGCGACCCCTGACCACCAAATGTAGGAAGGTCTCCCGGCACGATGCGGCCAGCATCGCGGTCGGGCGGCGCGCTCAGGGCTACCCGGTCCGGCGTCGGACGGCACCGCCCCCACACCACCAGGGTGATGGTGTGGGGCATCGGACCGTCCAGGCCGCACCGGGTGGTTCCGGGCGTGAGGGAAACCGCCCACCCGTGACGGAGCGTGCACACGATGCGCGTGGCCGGACGGGGCAGGAACGCGGTGACCCAGCCCATCCAGCACCGTTCGGGATGGGTGCGGTGCCAGCGTGA
- a CDS encoding nuclear transport factor 2 family protein, giving the protein MYGAADGAGEAVQRVIEGELRLLEPHVRASRRLAGELLDPEFTEVGRSGRRWDRETMLTELPSMDGPDTTGPQRRRVRVGDMVGRLLAPDLVHLTYATEADGARALRSSLWRRNADGAWRLYYHQGTPAP; this is encoded by the coding sequence GTGTACGGAGCCGCAGACGGGGCGGGCGAGGCGGTCCAGCGGGTGATCGAGGGGGAGCTGCGGCTGCTGGAACCCCACGTGCGCGCCTCGCGCAGGCTCGCCGGGGAGCTGCTGGACCCCGAGTTCACCGAGGTGGGCAGATCGGGCAGGCGCTGGGACCGGGAGACGATGCTGACCGAGCTCCCCTCCATGGACGGCCCGGACACGACGGGGCCGCAACGGCGCCGGGTGCGGGTCGGCGACATGGTGGGGCGGCTGCTCGCCCCGGACCTGGTGCACCTGACCTACGCCACCGAGGCCGACGGGGCGCGGGCCCTGCGCAGCTCCCTGTGGCGCCGCAACGCGGACGGCGCGTGGCGGCTGTACTACCACCAGGGCACGCCCGCGCCCTGA